One window of Lepeophtheirus salmonis chromosome Z, UVic_Lsal_1.4, whole genome shotgun sequence genomic DNA carries:
- the LOC121130182 gene encoding uncharacterized protein, translated as MNSKVSCLLLLGCTIATIAFPAEDVKKRDIPLNSYGIGSTSNSYSNNNAGYNSFQSNRPNIKILSSNYNAPGTLDGSSNFDYSFESENGIRQQAVGKTKVIGDTEVVVMKGSYEYVGPDGQTYVVDWYADETGYHPSAPHLPQDVPIPFPEIADAVAAQIAFAAANPNSFDDGSYNGNNQVYNDRPNSNYGINK; from the exons ATGAActcaaaa GTATCCTGTCTTCTTCTCCTTGGATGTACCATAGCCACCATTGCTTTTCCTGCAGAGGACGTCAAGAAGCGAGATATTCCTCTTAATTCATATGGAATTGGATCTACGAGTAATTCTTACTCAAACAACAACGCTGGGTACAACTCCTTTCAAAGCAATCGGCCCAACATTAAGATTCTTAGCAGCAATTACAACGCACCAGGGACTCTGGATGGCTCAAGCAACTTTGACTATTCTTTTGAGTCCGAGAATGGGATTCGTCAACAGGCAGTAGGGAAAACAAAGGTCATTGGAGACACTGAAGTCGTTGTGATGAAGGGATCTTATGAATATGTGGGTCCTGATGGACAAACCTATGTTGTGGATTGGTATGCTGATGAGACTGGCTATCATCCCTCTGCTCCTCATCTCCCTCAGGATGTTCCCATCCCATTTCCTGAGATTGCTGATGCTGTAGCTGCTCAAATTGCTTTTGCTGCTGCTAATCCCAATAGCTTTGATGATGGCTCTTATAACGGAAACAATCAAGTATATAATGATCGACCTAATTCCAACTatggaataaacaaataa
- the LOC121130468 gene encoding larval cuticle protein 16/17-like, giving the protein MTKGFAVALVASEEIEKKEYAINSYEIGSDSNTYTNHGGSHILNIKILSSNYNTPGSSNFDYPFESENGIRQQAVGSTKYIGDTEVVVTKGSYQYVGPDEQTYVVDCYADENGFHSSAPHLPQDVPISFSEITDAVDAQIAFAAANPNT; this is encoded by the exons ATGACCAA GGGATTCGCTGTAGCTCTTGTTGCAagtgaagaaattgaaaaaaaagaatatgcaATCAACTCATATGAAATTGGATCAGACAGTAACACCTACACAAACCATGGTGGATCACATATACTAAATATCAAGATCCTTAGCAGCAACTACAATACACCAGGATCTAGTAACTTTGACTATCCCTTTGAGTCCGAAAATGGGATTCGTCAACAAGCGGTGGGAAGCACTAAGTATATTGGGGATACTGAAGTTGTTGTGACGAAGGGATCTTATCAATATGTGGGGCCTGATGAACAAACCTATGTTGTTGATTGCTATGCTGATGAAAATGGCTTCCATTCCTCAGCTCCTCATCTCCCTCAGGATGTTCCAATCTCTTTTTCTGAGATTACAGATGCTGTAGATGCTCAAATTGCATTTGCTGCCGCTAATCCCAATACCTGA
- the LOC139904710 gene encoding uncharacterized protein, whose product MYINACYLSLHYHLKHTPQRSNKTPLYNKMNSKVLCLLLLGYTISALAAPAEDVKKRDIPLKSYGIGSTVNSYSNNNAGSNTFQSNRPYIKILSSNYNAPGTLDGSSNFDYSFESENGIRQQAVGKTKVIGDTEVVVMKGSYEYVGPDGQTYVVDWYADETGYHPSAPHLPKDVPIPFPEIADAVAAQIAFAAANPNSFDDGSYNGNNQVYNDRPSSNYGLN is encoded by the exons atgtatataaacgCCTGTTACCTCTCATTACATTATCACTTAAAACATACACCCCAAAGAAGTAACAAAACCCCATTGTACAACAAAATGAActcaaaa GTGTTATGTCTCCTTCTCCTCGGATATACCATTTCAGCCCTTGCTGCTCCAGCCGAGGACGTCAAGAAGCGAGATATTCCTTTAAAATCATATGGAATTGGATCTACTGTTAATTCTTACTCAAACAACAACGCTGGATCCAACACCTTTCAAAGTAATCGCCCCTACATCAAGATCCTTAGCAGCAATTACAACGCACCAGGGACTCTGGATGGCTCAAGCAACTTTGACTATTCTTTTGAGTCCGAGAATGGGATTCGTCAACAAGCAGTAGGGAAAACAAAGGTCATTGGAGACACTGAAGTCGTTGTGATGAAGGGATCTTATGAATATGTGGGTCCTGATGGACAAACCTATGTTGTGGATTGGTATGCTGATGAGACTGGCTATCATCCCTCTGCTCCTCATCTCCCTAAGGATGTTCCCATCCCATTTCCTGAGATTGCTGATGCTGTAGCTGCTCAAATTGCTTTTGCTGCCGCTAATCCCAACAGTTTTGATGATGGTTCTTATAATGGAAACAATCAAGTATACAATGATCGACCCAGTTCCAACTATGGTCTAAACtga